Genomic window (Arachis hypogaea cultivar Tifrunner chromosome 13, arahy.Tifrunner.gnm2.J5K5, whole genome shotgun sequence):
catacaaaaccacaaggtgccattttcaaaacaagccactttcaactcttttcaaaatcaatcaaacatgccaatttcaatccttctctttgaaatcattcaaaatgtaccaaaatcaacaacaagccatcctcaactcacacattgacactttaccaaggtttccaaaaccacatccaaccattttaacacttctcaatcaaatggctaaaggacaaacacaatatcatgtcatacatccttcctcatcccaatttccaataataccatttccaattaaccatcattatacataatcaacatcatactcaccatcaacatggtaccacccatcaattcaacctcaatcatccatcaagcatatatcacaacatgcatttctcatatttcacacaatcaaggcatcaatattcataatcacatatatgaacacatcatatatttcaaccattcaacaacaccaacaattcaatgcctatcttagggcctctagcctaagtatttcctaccacattacatattagatacgggaaactaaaaccataccttagccgatttcccaagctcaaccggagcacttccaaaccatttttcctcaagctctcaaggtctcaacacctccaagaacagattttatcacacaaaaccctcttccaaactttccaaaatcaccaatcaagctccaatattcacatatacacaacctaagccacaatcatcatacccatacacaacatctcaatacccaaacatcatagaacaacaaattatactagggttgagaatcttaccacacccaaggtccaaagagacaagattaaccttcttcttcaagagagttgggtcctataacatcaaagaacccaaaatctcaacatttttactcatgaaactcgaaatcaagggctggaatttcgaacagtaaaacgtggcttacctcaagattaattgtatgggttttgtagagctctccgcggtgaacgcgtggccgcaaacggtgcggcaatcggagctctagatcaaaagttatggtggtttgaagatcaaccaagggagagaacttgagagagtgttctcccctccatggcctccatttcagcgtgtttagtgtctcaaatgaggagagagagtgctgaaaactagggttttggtttagtttagttgggccaagggcccactttgggtccagttggcccggtttggcccgttcggtccaatcttggtccgatttctataaaattggtaccgaaattctcgtctcaatttcctctatcatattaagccataaaaataacatttttggctttctagaataaattctcatttatgggttaattagccgttaattaaccggatcttacattctacccacctaattgggaattttgcccacaaaattcaaattcaaattcaattacctgagaataagtgcggataatccgttcgcatctccgactcaagtttccaagtgtgttcctcaacaccgcctcgactccaagccactttgactaatgaaacctcttttccacgcaaccgtttgatactagtatcatcaattctgactggagccactggaagcgtcaaatcttctcttaactgaaccgattcgggttctaacacatggctagcatcaggagtgtactttcgaAGTTGCGACACGTGAATTATATCCATAATGTtggaattatatttaaattttttaattaaatttaataatcttTTATAACATCTTTGAACAAATTTTCATATGACATATacattattttttacatattctaaaaatatttgcTACTCAATTTTATTATCTATGCCTTATCTAGTATAACATCACAATATCTGatgattttttattcttaataaattaaaaataattatgatgTCTTTACAAGTAACTTGATTGATGTAAAAATAAACATGatataaaatatatcaatttttgcTATTATCTAGCTTTTATGTTTTTGTACATGAACAATCTacctttatatttattattatcaattATTGAAAGCTAATAATTTTAGTCGAACTCAAGAAATAGAAGCAAAAACTGCATTAGCCGGTAATGAAAGCATAGATGaagatttaaactttatttttcccAACTAAGGTCGGCACAATGCCCGGTAATATCATCTAGCATTTCAATGAAGCAGCACAAATGCAAATTACTTATTCTTATATGGTAATAGTCACTCCAAACCCATCTATAGAGAAATCAAATTCTGCCAAATGCTCTAGTAACGTTATTTAAATGCTCTAGTAACATTATTTAACGGTACATAATTTTAACTACATATTTACATTTACAGTTCCCATGTTTTCATTAGAAATTTCGAATTAGCATAATTATGCAGGTATTTgattaaataaattgattttattatttctgATATATAACCAAGAGTTGAATTATATATAAATCTAAGCCAACCTACGTCAAGTTTTTCTCATTCTGTTTACATTGTCattgttataattattattttgctCAGTATTTAATTCAtactattttatcttttttcaattATTCTACTCCCGAACAAAGGGATTCTATTAACCTACCCGcttatataattcttttattatcttttttcaaTTATTCTGCTCCCGAACAAAGGGATTCTATTAACCTACCCGcttatataattcttttattttacatgGCCTCTTATAAAGAATGCACTAACCTATATAATTGAACCATTTTACCTTAATGTATCTTACCATTTCATATATCAACACTGGACatgttatattttattgtatatcgTCAATCTGTCTTTCATTGTTGATTGACTTTCTTTTTAAGTATATCTGGtactattttttctattataCATTTCTACGTCCAAGTTATTATACATTTCTACGTCCAAGTCTTGTATACAGGTAATACAATCATGCCAAAAAAAAAGGAGCCAGAGCCATGCAGATTATAACTCGGACAATTTGTACTTTCTCATATACAAAGACTAGCCTAACAGGTGTATGTGTTATTTCTTCATTAATGAAATATCTgtactcttttattattattattattatttttttcttctgtaaTTTTCATCATTCCTAATTGATCTATAAGTCATCTAATACAAGATAAAATCGCTCCGCCACGAATCTTCAAAATCATATATGAATCTCCGATCGAGAGATATACTCTCCTGACTTATAATTTCAATTCAAACAAACCGACATCTATACATCGGACTCATTTCAAAACAACCCGGCGCCTGAGTCGGAACTCTCGGCAACCTCTATGCTATGCTCAATTTTAAACCGAACTATTATATCGGTTCACCAATTTTCCAAACAACTCAACAACAACCAACATACTAACCTATCTTGTTTTCCTCATCAATATTTCTACTCCTTATAAATCAAAAATACCTTTTTGATTAAACTATTACAAAGCATCAAATGGTATACAGAACAATTATCATACAACAAGTTGAGCTTGGGGCTACTACCATTACTATCACCATTCCGAACTATGATTACAATCACTATCGTCTCGAGCTATATTTATTTCGATTTATAACACCACAAAAACTCATAAGCTCAACCCGTCGTATCACCATGAAAATACCACTGGttgagcttgggggctatgatccaTTAGCTATAACTCGGCTCAAGTAAACCTATAAATTGGAATCTGCTTAAAACTAAATAAACACGTCCTACATCCGGAGTACATGAAGTACGTGCTTTGCTCTGCTAACCGACTTATCCGATAAATTCAAATCAACCGCGAAAAAGATCTGACCCATCCATACCTCAGCCCACCAACAACCCACGGTCACCAGCTTTTCAAGCCACTAATAAACAAGGTTGACCTTGGGGGCTTCCACTGATTCTGATTCCGAACTATAACTCGGATTAAGGTGCTTTTCAAGCCACTAATAAACAAGGTTGACCTTGGGGCTTCCACTGATTCTGATTCCGAACTATAACTCGGATTAAGGTCAACCTGCTTATAACTCGGCTTCTCAAAACAGTTCGACcttgggggctatgatccgtTCCCCTTAAATCGGCCTCTACCTACAACTCCGGAATCAGAATCAGCAAATCAACTGAGATAACTTTTCCGCAAATCTCTCCAACTAAAACTACCATAACTCCAGCAACCGAGATAATAGTAAACAAGACTTTGTCAAACCTAATACGAATAACCGCCTAAAAGCTATCACTATATATACGAGTGACCAGCTTAGTCACAGGTCAGGCAATTCACTCTAGTTTTATTATTCTCCATTCTCTCATAACTCGCatacttacttgagcgtcggagtgctttgTGCAGGTACTCCCGCCACCGTGTTTCAGAGGACCGAGGTTAATCTGCAACAACCCCTGGACGACGTATAGCTCAACCAGGGATCTGAGCAATCACTCGGAAGTCACATACCTCGGCGCACTCAGGACGGAACACTGGTAAAAAAAGTTTATCGAGTAATACTACGCGTACACCAAGATCAGCTACTAAAGTCAGccaccaatataaaatacatgttgaaatatcattggtggctgattttagtgtacaaataacatttttaaagtttataatatcaaaattttataaaaaaaaaaaggttgaatTTAAATGTtttgttaaattatattatatcacTTTTACAAAAGATCATCATGTGAATGTTAGGAGCTATTTTCTTTATAGTTTCATTACTTTTCTGTCGTCTAAGTtcattcatattattttaaagTTTAGCCTACTTTATTCTTTGttcataattttgttttctttattatcGAATCGTTTACTCAACTCATTTGTTAGATGATTTCATCCGGTTTTATCATTTCTTTTAAGTTTCACAAATTTGACTTATTTCCAAAGTGTTTAAATATGTAAAGACCTTTGTTGCAATtaatgaatttgttttatttttattcacttcTTTGAACATCTGTATAGTATCCTTGTGCTACTCTTTAGAGAATTTTCATTCACTCTACAAATCGAGATCATTGATGCAAAATTCGGCCAACAACTGACAATTGGTTTGAGTTGAACAAAATTTAAGCAAAACAAATTATATGAAATTACAAAAGtcactttaatttcttttattttctttttaaccaagttattgttgttgatgagaaACACtccccaaagaaaaggaaaaaaacctcTTCGAGAGggcggattttttttttaatattggagtgaaatgtgtatttttaaaaaatatagaggTTCTTCGATAAATGTAGCAAATATGGGAATCCTTAGCAGAACAAGCAAATCGTTACGAATGCttcggtaaaaaaaaattataatatcaaaaagaaaatcgtaaataacaattttatatatttgaaatttttaaaaaaataattatatataaattattaataacgattttatttatttaaatttttataaattttaagaaaCGAAAACGGGAATAACGAATTAGTGGACGTGCAAACTAAATAAGTCTAAGAAAATCAAAAACaggaattaattaaaaaatctaagtaattaataataattaaaaaaaacacgAGAAAACCATGTTAGTTCATTCATTTgaaccccccccccaaaaaaaaaaaaaaacatttggcTTTGATTGTTAGTTCATGACTTCATGAGTCTACCTTAGTAATCATACAGAGTCACTGACTTCATAATAAGGCTATACGGCATAAAATGAATAAATGTGTTCTAGACTTTTAGTAACGAGAACAGCAGAAATCTATTCAAAAAGGGTTACACACTTAAAGAGAAGGAGCTTTCTTCAAAAAAGTATATATTGGTTCTTGACGATGTTAGATTCTTTATCAATGAATTAAAAATTTGAACCAATGAttaagattaaaaaattttattaattatataataaaaatatttatatttaaatattttaaaaaatagctatattataaaatcttatttttgtcCTTCtgttgtctcttttttttttttttaatctcacTCACTCCATACTAAGGTTGATAATGTGTATTTTATCTGCGGATATTCAATCCAACCCAATTCGATCGGATAGGGTTATGAATAAAGTTGAGTGTAGAGCAGATTCGAATATGAATCGGGTAGAGTATGGATTGAGTCTCAATCATACCCAACCAATCTGaactctatatatgtatatgtaatgttatataaaaatatgttttaagtaagTATTAAACCAAGAACTTCTATCTTGGTGTAAAAGATTTTTAACCATTGAGCCAAGGTTATCATCTAATAATTTCATGCTTTTGTTTATATAAAAGCCAATTGTGTTTAGCGATATACAAAAACCCAATTATAACACAAATCCTAATCTCTTCACTTAGATCATCCCTACCTAGAAGCTAGCTCTAATCTCTCCTCTCAATCTCTTTGGGTATCTTAGTCGAAAATTCGTGCTCCCTGCTCTAGCGCTCCCTTCTCTGGCTACTCCCCTTGTCGGTGCTTCTTGCCTGTGCTCGCGTTCAGTGGCATGGTCGTCGTACTCACCATCCTATGTAAAATTGAATATTTAATGTTTGTGTTATTTGTGGGATGATTGTATTGTTTgtgttgaatttttaatttgcatGCTCATTAGATTATATAATCATATTGCATCTTTTTACTAACCCACACGTAGGATCGAATACCCACAGATTGATAACAGTTAGAATGGGGTCCAAACTCTACTTTACCCATTGCCACTCTTATTCCATACATCATCACCGGTGCCATACCACTACCATTACCACTGAAAAACCTTTCATTTTTTCGGCGCCTCTCACCATATCTTTGCCTTCAACTATCAACTCTTTATATACGTTGTCACTCTCTACCAACTCTCAAGCACACTCCAACCTATCCCCGTCATATTCGTAGATGACAAGTTTTTTGGTAGTGCCCAAATTCTGATGGTATCACACATTAATGACAGTCTCTTTTCTCTCCATAAGGAAGTCAGAGTTTTGTGGCTTTAgctttaattaaattatcaattaacttAGCTAGTTAACTTGAGATTGCATATATTTATATCTTTGTTTATATGTAAtcagattatttttttaaaattttagatccaacccaatatatatatatatatatatatatatatatatatatatatatatatatatatatatatatatatatggacatAGATGCATACCATCAATATTATtattacatatattaattaagtTAGTTCGTTTCTTACGCCTAATTAGTTGATATTGTTACTAGTGTATTTTTGTGACAGAGAGTTGTTTATATTTGGCCCGAGAAATAGAAAAAGACATTATcagaataaaagaaagaagatgaaaatagcTATGTAATTTaccattttattttataatttatttttatttagactACCAAGATCCTAAATATGCTTTTTTCATCTAATACAAATCCTAAATTAAAATAgttgcaataaaagaatggaaaaaataaaaagtgtaacATGCACCATGAATAGGAGCTTAGAGGAGAGATACTAAGATGCTTTACATGTAGGGATGAAAAAAACCCGCAAAAATAGGTATTTGTGGAAATTATCTGTGACGGAGACTTAATGACTATTTACAAAATTCTTCAGAGAACATAAATCTGTTCCAAcaaataattgaaaaaagagaCGAAGACAGAGGTATCCGTTTTATGGAACTATTAAATTTAtgagaataataaattaaaattattaaaatattttgttttgtcAAAGACATTACTTTTTATTGTATCAGAAAATTAAATAATCCAATACAATATCTGCAAAAAATATTTGGAGGTAGAAGAGTAAAGTAAACTTCTTCAAAACTTTAACTaagaaaaattcagaaaaatgaatGAAGAAGAGAGTCAGAAATTGGAAATACGATGAAGTCTTGTTCCTAAAGCTTCTCTTACTTATATATATTGGTaacctttatattttatttatttattaatgtatATGTTGGATATTTAATATGTATGTAAATTAagtttttttacttaaataaaataacccATACCGAATTTACTAGATTTCCCTAAATGAAATTTTGAAATGTGAATACCCTCTTCCTACCATTATATAAGTCGTCCTAGGGCCATGGGTGTTATGTACTATGTTAACCATGCCACCCAGGGATGATTTATGCATGCATAGGCCATTGAAATAAGGCATAAATTGTGCTAGGATAGAGAGGATGCGGGCATGGCTATAAATCGTCTTAGCCTAGTGGGTTTCACGTGATTTCAGCCTAAAACACTCCTGTGTGGCACGATTTACGTGCAAAAGTAGAACCTGCTGACCCTAGTGCGATTTACTTTCATTCTTGAGACCCTCAAAGGCGTGCCACGATTATGCTTAAAGACCTAACCTTAAAGAGGCTGCAACAAGTTAAGGTGAAGTGTGGCAGCTGAAGACGTTATGGcgattaactaagtgaagcaacaacCTCCATTTCAACATTGGCAAAGCTTTGGGAGAGAATCTAGGTAAGGGAGACAGCCAAAAGCGAAGGGAGAGGTGGCAGTGAGCGGAGGTGTGTGGCATTCTCCAGTGACGATGCGGCGGTGGGTGGGACGGCCTGTCTGTCGTAATTTGGCAGAGGGTGGCGAGTTGTGGAAGGATGGCCGCCAATTAGGAAGATATGTACCACCTAAACGGCATTACGCATGTTGCCGGATTTATGGACGAAGTGGTTAGTTATCGGAGTCCATATTTAGTTGAGTTGGGTCGATGTCATAACTCTGTTAGTTACACTCATGTGTTGATGAGTATAGTATAGTTTGAATATGCATGTTAGAACATTTTTAATCCGGATGTTGTTGGTTGCATTGTTTAGTGGTGTCGTAGGTTTTTGGTCGGTGCACGAGATGTTAGACATCAGGTTTGTTAATGATGCATCAAATTCGTTTACGATAAATTTATGCTTGTGATGTTAGACTTGCGATAAATTTATGCTTGTGATATTcagtttttgatatttttatgatCTGCATATAACCACTCACTTTTAGATGTTATGAGCTTGTTTGGTATAGTTTGTATTGGGAGTTTGTGTTTTTCGTATatattttggtttaattattgCCTTAAATTTTATGTAATATCAGACAACTCGATGCGTTAGGAAGGTTCGTAGGCAACAAAAGATGGTAATGCGTGATCGTATACTACCCTACTTAGATCATGCCAATTTATTGTATATTACAAGGTTGAATGATTATTGGTTCAAGCTTGACGAGCTTCTGATCAATGCATTCGTGGAGCGATGGCATCCTAAGACCCATACGTTCCATATGCCGTTTGGGCAATGCACGATAACACTACAGAATGTAGCATACCAGTTTGGCCTCCCTATTGACGAACATGTAGTGGGCGGGTGTCTCAGTGATTTCGATCAGTTGATGGAGGGGGAAGCCTGCCTAGGTGTGGTTTTGAGAGTTATTTGGTGAACTTCCACCAGATGATTGTATTGATGACTTCATGGTTTCTTTTTCCTGGTTCTAGAACAAGTTCAAAGACTTGCCCGCCAATGCATCGGAGGCAACAGTACAGATCTATGCACGGGGTTACATTATGATGTTGTTGTCTACCACGCTTTTTGCTGACAAGTCTGGTGCTAAGGTTCATTTGAGGTGGCTTTCGTATATTGCGAAACTCGACTGGCTTAGCAAGTACAGCTGGGGTTCGGCCACTTTGTTCTAGTTGTACAGGTGTCTTTGCAGGATTGCTAACTAAAACGTTAGGACCCTAGCTAGGCCACTGACATTGCTACAGTCTTCGATTTTTTGGCATTTTCTGACGTTCAGGCCTAGAGGTTTTGATACCATCCGCTGGCCACTTGCATCGAGGTAAGTACTTTTCATGGATAATGTTTGTTATGCACCATATGATATTCATTTTTTCAAAGTTTAATGGTAACTGTTATGCATCTGCAAGGTGGGGGAGGTTCCTACCGTCGTCGGACGAGAAGGGTCTCTGGGTCATCGCAACCCAACACAGATTAGACAGGCTGAGTGAAAATGATGTAAGTCTCATATTCCACTTTTTGCTGTCGGTCACAATTGATTATGGTATTGGCCAATGGCCTAATCATTACATGGATATGTGTATGACTTGGTTAATTTTGAGTGCTTCCTGTGTTGTAGTTCATTTGGATGCCGTGCAACGATCTTGAGGTTATCCAAGTAGTCCATCCTGATATTCCAAGGCCTAATCACACGTTGTGGAAGTCGACAACTGCATTGATCTACTTTGCCGCAATTGAGTGGCATCAGGTTGATAAGGTTTTATCCCAACTTGGGGGAATTCAGCACATTTCAGATCCAGCCATCAACATTAACTTCTTGTTATCAAAGGATGATAGAGGACCGACTAGATGATTTCCGAAGGCATTCGCCACATGGCATCAGTATTGGGACCAGAGACACCAGAGCGTGCTTGTCTTTCAGTTGGCTCCAAACCTTCGGCCTTCGACTAAGTATCTTGACTGGTGGTACGGGGTAGGTCGTAGGTTCCTTTCACATGATCGTTTACTTGTGGAACCTCGCCAACTTGGGGTTCCCACAGGCTCCTGTTCAGGGTCATGTTGCTCCACCTGCAAGACAACAGGGACC
Coding sequences:
- the LOC140177582 gene encoding serine/threonine-protein phosphatase 7 long form homolog, which encodes MVMRDRILPYLDHANLLYITRLNDYWFKLDELLINAFVERWHPKTHTFHMPFGQCTITLQNVAYQFGLPIDEHVVGGCLSDFDQLMEGEACLGVNKFKDLPANASEATVQIYARGYIMMLLSTTLFADKSGAKVHLRWLSYIAKLDWLSKPRGFDTIRWPLASRWGRFLPSSDEKGLWVIATQHRLDRLSENDFIWMPCNDLEVIQVVHPDIPRPNHTLWKSTTALIYFAAIEWHQVDKVLSQLGGIQHISDPAININFLLSKDDRGPTR